The Paracoccus sediminicola genome has a segment encoding these proteins:
- a CDS encoding Zn-dependent hydrolase — protein sequence MTAPGFAINDDDAAWAAELFEKVAAMSPDSAGVSRPALSEVETRVLDFLDQRASEAGLETWRDPAQNSVYARPGQRDAVRYILTGSHVDSVPQGGNFDGLAGVVASLLCLRAAEREGLSLPMPVHAIAMRAEESAWFGPCYIASKMLTGSLEDDEAASLHKGDGRALGDHLADLGIPVDKLRAKVPLAELSRIAAYLELHIEQGPLLAERDLPAAAVSGIRGNLRFRNIIVTGEPGHSGAVPRAYRRDPVMAMADLLHRLDESWSTIVQTGGDLVLTSGMLGTDPERHALSRIPDSVSFSLDIRSQDSQTLSGMQGLLDTEIEDIARRRKVSFDTGPASRNAPALMDPGMIAGLKTAMDALGMEPLAMPSGGGHDAAVFANAGIPAGMVFVRNRNGSHNPDEAMEIEDLVAGARIMLQYLMTPQG from the coding sequence ATGACCGCGCCGGGTTTCGCGATCAATGACGACGACGCGGCATGGGCAGCAGAGCTTTTTGAGAAAGTCGCCGCCATGTCCCCCGACAGCGCGGGCGTCAGCCGGCCCGCCCTGTCAGAAGTCGAAACCCGCGTGCTTGATTTCCTCGATCAACGCGCCTCCGAAGCGGGGCTGGAGACATGGCGCGATCCGGCACAGAATTCAGTCTATGCGCGGCCCGGCCAGAGGGACGCGGTCCGCTATATCCTCACCGGCAGCCATGTCGATTCCGTGCCGCAGGGCGGAAATTTCGACGGGCTGGCCGGGGTCGTCGCATCGCTGCTCTGCCTGCGGGCGGCCGAGCGCGAGGGGCTGAGCCTGCCCATGCCGGTCCATGCCATCGCCATGCGGGCCGAGGAAAGCGCTTGGTTCGGGCCGTGCTATATCGCATCGAAAATGCTGACCGGATCGCTGGAAGATGATGAAGCCGCCTCGCTGCATAAGGGCGACGGGCGCGCGCTTGGCGATCATCTGGCGGATCTGGGGATCCCGGTCGACAAGCTGCGTGCCAAAGTGCCGCTGGCCGAGCTTTCCCGGATCGCCGCCTATCTCGAACTGCATATCGAACAGGGCCCGCTTCTGGCCGAGCGCGACCTTCCCGCCGCCGCTGTCTCTGGCATTCGCGGCAATCTGCGCTTCCGCAATATCATCGTCACCGGCGAGCCGGGCCATTCCGGTGCCGTGCCGCGGGCATATCGCCGCGATCCGGTGATGGCGATGGCCGACCTGCTGCACCGGCTGGATGAAAGCTGGTCAACCATCGTCCAGACCGGCGGCGATCTGGTGCTTACCTCTGGCATGCTTGGCACCGATCCGGAACGCCACGCCCTGTCGCGTATTCCCGATAGCGTCAGCTTCAGCCTCGATATCCGCAGCCAGGATAGCCAGACGCTGAGCGGCATGCAGGGTCTGCTGGACACAGAGATCGAGGATATCGCGCGACGCCGAAAGGTGAGCTTCGACACCGGCCCGGCCAGCCGGAACGCGCCGGCGCTGATGGATCCGGGCATGATCGCGGGGCTGAAAACCGCGATGGACGCTCTTGGGATGGAACCCCTTGCCATGCCCTCGGGCGGCGGCCATGACGCGGCGGTCTTTGCCAATGCCGGTATCCCCGCCGGGATGGTCTTCGTGCGCAATCGCAACGGTTCGCACAATCCCGATGAAGCGATGGAAATCGAGGATCTTGTGGCCGGCGCCCGGATCATGCTGCAATATCTGATGACGCCGCAGGGCTGA